GCGGCCCTGCGGTTCTACTGGCGGCAAAACGACCGGCGGGAGCAGTCCACCGGCGAGGTACCAGATATGCCTGGCGGCATCTGCCCCGTCGCCAAGCTGGCGCTGTCCGAGGAGAGCCGCACCGTCATTGACGCCATTCGTCAGCTGCCGCCCGCACAGCGAGATGTCCTCGCCTGGTCATTGGACGGTTTCACCGCCGAAGAGATCGCGGCCGCGCTCAGGCGGACTCCCGCTGCCGTACGACAGAACCTGCACCGCGCCCGACGTCAGCTAAAGATCAATCTCGGCCTTGAGGAGGGAGAGACCCGTGAGTGACTTCCCGCATGACCTGGACGACGACCGTACTGCGGCTGACGACCGGCTGGACCAGATCCTGGCGTCCACCGACGCCGAGCTCCTGGAGGCCATCAGCGTCGCTCAGACCGGGCGACACTCCCCTGGCGGCCCCGGCATCGCTCGGGTCTCGCCCCGCCGGCTGATGCCGTCGGATGGGCTGCCGTGGCAGAGGGACGGGGCCGGCCACTGCGACAACAACCCTGTAACGCGAGCCCTGCTTTCCCTGGAGGCCCTTTCTGCGCAATTGGATGCCTTCTCCAGGCACTTCGTAGCTGACGGCATGGCGGCCGCCTCCGGCACGGCATATGCCATGAACGAGGTCGCTCAGTTGTCCAGGCTCCTGAAGCTCAGGGCCTTGACCAGGGAAGAAGCACTGCGCCGACTCGATCTCGTAGGGAAAGTTTTGGATCTTGTCTCCGGGTATGAAAGCGCCCGGACGTTTGCGAGTGTCAATGCAGCATGGGCGCAGGCCCGGGAAGCGGTTTTGGTCCTCTTCCATCACTCCGACGACCATGAGGAATGCCCTGTTTCCTCGCCGCGCTGATCGCCGAGTTGCGCTCGGGGCTACTGGCACAGACGGATCCATCGGCCTGCGTGCAGAGCCCGTGTGGCCTGCGGCGCTCTCCCGGGCGGTCGCGGACGCGGGGGCTGAACCGGAGACAGGGCACGCCGCCGGCCAGGAGGCCCGCGGCGTGTTCTTCTCCGAGACGACCGTGCCGTCCGCGAGTTCACGAACGGCGGGTTCCGGAAGACCATTCGGGCCCACCGGCGGGAGACCCGCCGCCGGCGCCAGCGGCGGGTCTCCCGCCACAGGATGAGCAGGGTCACCGCGCAGGTGCTGGCAGAGCCGCCGGCCGCGCAGGCAGCACCAGAAGTAGGAGCGCACGATGGGCTGGAACCCAAGGAAACGCCGGCACCGCACGGCATTGGCATGATGGCGGTGCCGCCGTGGCGGGAGGACCTGGTTGCTCAGGCGTTGCCGGACGTGTACCGGGACATCGTCGAGATCGTCGCAGACGCTCCCAATCCGCTGCAGGCCAAACAGACCGAGCCGCGGATCGGACCGGAAGCCACCACAGCGAAGACCGACGGGACCCGGGGGAAACTGAAGCGTCTGGTGGAGCGGGGCTGGCTGGACGAGGACCCGCCGCCGGGACGGTTCACCCCCGCCCGCCATGACGGGGACGCCCGCCGCGCCAACTCCCCGTGACCAAAGAGCTCCTCTGCGTAGATCCGGAAGTACCAACCGAACGAACCGCAAGAAGAACCGAAAAAGAGCCCCAGACGAAACCCCACGACACCTTGCCCGGGCCAGATGCGCATGCCGCCACCCGCAATGCCCCCGAACGCCTCGCCACAACGCCGGCCGGCGACCCGGCGCGGGGCACGGCCCATCACGAGCTGGAAGGACTGCCCGAACAGCAAGAACGCGCATTGCTGCGCCAGTTGATGCAGCATCTCACTTCAACGACCCCAACCCACATCCGGCAGTGACGGACAGCCACGGAACAGACCCCTGGTTGAACCGCGTAAGCACTCCCCCGGAACCTCACTTCCCACCCAGAACGAACACACCACCCGAACACCAGCCACCCACCCGGGCCGGACACATCACGAACACCATCCAACATCACCTTCCATCACCACCCGACGTGAGCCAGAACGGTTGAAGTGACCCACCCCGGAGGTGCGGTACATCACCGCACGCTCACGCAACTCCAGCGAGTGCTTTCCGGGAGCGGCCATGGCCGGTGTTCCTCTCGTCAGAACCGTCTGCCCCTCTGTCAGCACACTCCGTATCTCGGGGGGGAACCTGATGCCGGCCGCCCGCGACGAGCAGGGTGCTGGGGAGGCCTGAGAGGGGGCAGCCCCCTCTCAGGCCTCCTGCCGGACTCCGCGTGTCAGGGCTCAGGGGCTACCGCTGGTTGATGGGCAGTGCCAGGTCGGTGACCTGGAACTTCTTCGGGAAGGCGCCGCTGTCGGTGGCCTTGCCGTTCAGCAGGTTGACGCGGTACAGACGGGAGGTCCCCGTGGTCTTGATGACCGCGTAGCCCTGGTTGGTCCCGGTGGCCGGGTCGTAGTAGATGTCGAAGCCGGCGTCGGGGTCCGCGTCGGTTCCGAGGCTGCCGGCGGGCGCGAGGGTGCCGGTGTTGGCCGGGGACTGCACCGAGACCCGGTCGGCCATCGTATCCAGGTCGAACAGGGTCGTCGCGGTCGCCGTGCTGAGGTCGTTGTTGGTGTAGGCGGCGCCGGTCACGCCGATGGCGGTGGACGGCGGGGTGGTGGGGTTGGTGAGGGTGGCGTCGACGGTGGTGGCCAGCGGGGCGGCCGGGTCGTCCATGTTGTGCCGCAGGTTCTGCCCGCTGCCGGAGACGACCCGCAGCCGGTTGGCGGCCGGGTTGAAATCGACCCCGAACGCGGTCCCGGACAGGGCGACCGTCAGCTGCGACACCTTCATCGCTTGCGCGTTGCGGGTACTGAAGGTGTAGATGCCGCCCCGGTCACCGACTCCGTACAGCTTTCCGTTCTGCACCCGGAAATCGATCCCCACCAGCCTGGTGTCCCCGGACAGTCCCCAGACCCTGCCCAGCGACCAGACGCCCGCGGGACGACGGACATCGAACACGACCAGCCGCTGATCACTCGTGAGACCGATCGCCGACAACCCGGCCTGCTTGACTCCAGCCGCGGTGTCGCCGGCCGCGAGCGCCGGCCCGGCACACGAAGCGGCCACCAGCAGACCGGCCACAGCGATGATGCGTTTACGCATGTTCACTCCCAGATTCACACGCCTCGAACAGGACCGCCGAGGTCTCTGAAAGCAATCCGTCACCACCACCACCACGGACAGGCGCCAGCACCGAAAACCACCCGGACAGCCCACCCCACAGCACCCCACCAACCCACCAACCCACCAACCCGACAACCCGACAACCGTGAGGCGTGCCACGCCAACACCCCCGACCCACGTCCGGCGGTGACGGAAGGTGACATTTTCGCTGGTTGTCGTGATGTGACCGGCTCGGGCTGGAGGCCGACACCCGGGCCATGGGTTCACCCCCGGGCAGGAAGCGAGGTCCTGGGTGAGCACCCGCGCCGCTCAACCAGACGTTCTTTCCCTGACCATCCGTGACCACCGTAGGGGAGACAGGCCCCCCCTTTTTCGGTTCACGCGCTGTCGGCGGGCAGCGGCGGGTAGTCGGTGTAGCCGTGGTGGTCGCCGCCGTAGAAGGTCGCCGGATCGGGGGTGTTGTAGGGGCCGCCGGCCGCGAGGCGGGCGGGCAGGTCGGGGTTGGCCAGGAACAGCGCACCGAAGGCGATGATGTCCGCGGTGCCGTCCGCGATGTGAGCGAGTGCGCCAGGGCCGGTGGTGGCGGGGTGGGTGAAGGGGTTGAGGATGAACGCCGTCGGCCAGTCCTTGCGCAGCCGGGCGGTCAGGTCGCGGTCCGGGCTCTCGACCAGGTGCAGGTAGGCGAGGTCCAGCCGGGCGAGTCCTGCGGTCAGGGTGGTGTAGGTGTCCAGCACGCCTGCCGGGCCGGTCTCGGCGATGTCGTTGTAGGGGTTGCCGGGGGAGATACGGAAGCCGGTGCGGTGGCCGCCGATCGCCTCCGCGACGGCCCGGGCGACCTCGATGCCGAAGCGGGCCCGGCCTGCGGCGGCGCCTCCCCAGCGGTCGGTGCGCAGATTGGTGTTGGGGGCGAGGAACTGGTGGATCAGGTAGACGTTCGCCCCGTGGATCTCCACGCCGTCGAAGCCGGCGGCGATCGCGTGGCGCGCGGCGTCGGCGTAGTCGGCGATCGTCCGGGCGATGCCGTCGGGGTCCAGTTCCTTCGGCGTGACGTAGTCCTGGGGGCCCTGGTAGGTGAACACCTGGCCCGCCGCCGTAACCGGGGAGGGGGCGACGGGCAGGAGTCCGTCGGGCAGCAGGCTGGGGTGGCTGATCCGGCCGGTGTGCATCAGCTGCGCGAAGATCGTGCCGCCCTGGGCGTGGACGGCGTCGGTCACCTTCCGCCAGGCGTCGACCTGCGCCGCGGAGTGCAGGCCGGGGGTGTTGGTGTAGCCCTGGCCGCCGGCCGAGGGCTGGATGCCCTCGGTGATGATCAGGCCGGCGCTCGCGCGCTGGGCGTAGTAGGTGGCCATCAGCTCCGTTGCCGTGGCGGCGGGTGCATCGGCGCGGCTGCGGGTCATCGGTGCCATCGCGATGCGGTTGGCGAGCGTCCTGCCGCTCAGGCCGATCGGGTCGAACGCGGTGGTCATGGCAGCTTCCTTTTCCTTTGAAGAACGGGTCAGGGGGCGGGACGAGGCAGGCGGCAGCACGGTCCAGCGGGCTGCCGGGGAACTGGTGATCGACAGAACAGAGACCTCAGCAGTCCTCATGCCGCTGGTCAGAGGCGCTTTCTGCTGTGCCGTTCACCAGTCGGACAGCCTGCTTCGGGTAAGCGCGGGGCTAGTTGAGCGGGACGTCCGCGACGGCCTTGAGGTGGCTGAACGTCTCCAGGGAGTACCGGCCGTGGTAGCGGCCCATGCCGCTTTCGCCGACGCCGCCGAAAGGCAGGCCGGGCATGAGCAGTTGCATCACCGGCTGGCCCCAGGCGATGCCGCCGGAGGACGTCTCGTTCACGAGGCGCGACTTGACGGCCTCGGAAGTGGTGAAGGCGTAGAGGGCGAGGGGCTTGTCGCGTTCGTTGATGAAGGCGATGGCGGCATCGAGGTCTTCGACTTCGACGACGGGGAGGATCGGACCGAAGATCTCCTCCTGCATGACGGGCGATGCGGGGTCGACATCGGTGAGCACGGTCGGCGCGATGAACAGGTCGTCGCGGTCGTGCCGGCCGCCCACCGCCGCCCGGCCGGAGTCCAGCAGAGCGGTGAGCCGGTCGAAGTGCCGCTCGTTGATGATCCGGCCGAAGCCGGCCGCGGTCTGCGGAGTGGAGCCGAACTGGGCGTCGACCGCCGCACGCAGAGCGGGAACCAGTGCGGCGGCGGTGGCCGGATCCGCCAGAACGTAGTCAGGGGCTATGCACTGCTGCCCCGCGTTGCCGAACTTGGCGCCGACCAGCCGCTTCGCGGTCTCCTCCACATCGGCGTCCGGCGCCACGACGACCGGCGACTTGCCCCCGAGCTCCAGCGTGACGGGGGTGAGGTTCTTGGCCGCCGCTGCCATGACGATCCGGCCGACCGTCCCATTGCCGGTGTAGAAGATCTGGTCGAAACGCTGCGCCAGGAGGGCCGTGGTCTCCTCGGCGCCTCCCTCGACCACAGTGAGCACATCGGCGTCGAAGTACTGGCGCAGGAGGCGCGAAGCGAGAGCCGAGGTGTGCACCGACATCTCACTCGGCTTGGCCACCACGGTATTCCCGGCGGCCAGCGCACCGATGATGGGGTCGATGAGCAGGTGCAGCGGGAAATTCCACGGAACGATCACCAGCACGACCCCGAGCGGGTCGTACGTGGTGTAGGCCGTGGTCGTGGGACCGAAACGGGCGGGAACCTCCACCGGGCGAGGCTGAAGCCAGCCTTCGAGGTTCGCCAGTGCCTCGTCGATGTCGGCAACGGTGAAGTCGATCTCCTGCGTCTTCGCCTCGGCAGCGTTCTTCCTCAGATCCGCCCAGAGCGCATCGATCAGCTCCTGCTCGTTCTCCACCAGCAGCGCCCGCAGCCGCCGCAACTGGTCGACACGCCAGTCCAACGGACGGGTGACGCCGGTGTTGAACGTCGCCCGAAGGCGGCCCACCACCTGCGCGGCCGTCTCGCTCCGGTACGTCCTCGACTCGATCCCCTGTACTGCGCTCATGGGATGTACTCCGTTCCTGATCCAGTCCACGCCCCGGCCGTCTTCCAGCCGGGCACAGTGGCCAGCGTCCTGGACGATCCGGCATCCACCCAGGCCACGGCCCTGCGTACGTGCGCGATGCCTACCACTGGCCGGGTCAGGAAGGTGTGCGTACGACCGGAGATACTCACGACATGGACGAACACCCCGAACCGGTGCACGAGCTGGCCGCCGGCACTCTGGACCCGCGTGCCGAACTCAGTGAGTTCCTGCGCACCCGACGCGCCCGGCTCAAGCCCGAAGACGTAGGACTGCCGGACTACGGGCGATACCGGCGCGTACCGGGCCTGCGCCGCGAAGAGCTCGCACAGCTGGCCGGAGTGTCCGTGGCGTACTACACACGCCTGGAACAGGGCAACGGGCAGCATGTATCACCCGAAGTCCTCGACGCCATCGCCCGCGCCCTCAGACTGAGCGACGCCGAGCACACCCACCTCACGCACCTCGCGAAGCCGAAACAGCACAAGAAGCCGGCCGGCCGCGCCCAGCAGGTGCGAGGTCCCCTGCAAACACTGCTGGACACCATGGACGGAGTTCCTGCCATCCTCGTGGGGCGCCGCTCGGACATCCTCGCCTGGAACCCGATGGCCGCAGCAGTCTTCGGCGACTTTGGCGAACTGCCGCCCAGGGAGCAGAACTGGGCACGGCTGGTCTTCCTGAAGCCCGAGTACCGCACCCTGTTCACAGACTGGGAGCACAAAGCAAGCGACGTCGTCTCCCAGCTGCGCATGGACGCCGGCTCCCACCCCAACGACCCCCGACTGTCCGCGCTGGTGGGCGAACTCTCCGTCAAGAGCGAGGAGTTCCGGCGGCTGTGGGCCACCCACGACGTCAAAGAAAAATGCCACGGCATCCAACGCCTGCACCACCCGCTGGTCGGCGCACTCGACCTCCGCCTCGAATCATTCCACCAGGCCGACGCCCACGAACACATGCTCGTGACCTACCACGCCGAACCGAACACCCCCTCCGCGGAGGCTCTGCGACTGCTGGCCAGCTGGGGCACAGGCGCCACCCGGGCGGGAACAGGCACACCATCACCACACACGGCTTGATCAACTCCCCTTGATGCCCACACTGCCCAGGGCGCCGCCTCCGAAGACCCGCCGACGGACACCCTCCCCACACAGACCAAGAGTGCGATGCAGACCGGCGTTCTCCCCTCCCCCACCAACCCAGACCAGCAAGCCACAGGCAACCGCGACGGCGACGGCGACGGCGACGGCGACGGCGACGGCGACGGCGACGGCGACGGCGACGGCGACGGCGACGGCAGGGAGTACCGGATACAGGACGGCCCACGCGGCACGGGCCTGCCGCCGCGGGACAGCAGAAAAACACAGCCGCCACTGCACAGGACACCGCTTCCGACAGCCAGCCGGCGGACAGCCTCCCCATACAGACCAAGAACACAGCACAGACCGGTGCTCTCCCCTCCCCCCACCAACCCAGGTCGGTAAGAAGCCGTATTCCTATCGATCATGAGGTCGGTTCTGATCGAACAGGGTGCCTGGGCGGGTGATCTTGGCCAGGTGGATGCATGAGTACAGGGCCTCCTGGTAGCTCGGGGTTGCGACGCCACTCGAGTACCAGGAGGCCCTGTTGTTCCAGTCTTGCGTGACGGTCCTCGTCCCGTCCAACTCCCGCGTGTCGTCGTGTGATTGCCTCGCGCACCGGTTCGGGAACGCGGGCGACCGTCCGAACAGGGTGCGGCGGTATCCGTCGGACATGACGGATGCAGAGTGGACGGTGGTGCGGGATGCGCTGCCGGTGCCGGCCTGGCTGGAGGGCCGGGGCGGGCAACCGGAGGGCTACTGCCACCGGCAGATGTTGGATGCGGTCTTCTACGTCACCGACAACGGGATCAAGTGGCGCTCGGTTCCCGCCGACTTCCCCGCTTGGGATCGCGTCTATGCCTTCTTCCGCAGGTGGCGGGAGAACGGCCTGGTCGGGGAGCTGCACGACCGGCTGCGTGGCAAGGTCCGTACGGCCGAGGGCCGACAGGTGGAGCCGACTGCGGCGATCATCGACTCGCAGTCGGTCAAGGGTGCCGCGTCGGTGCCCGCCAACTCACGCGGCTACGACGGCGGAAAGAAGATCAACGGCAGGCGCCGACACGTCATCACGGACAGCCTCGGCCTGCTGTTGATGGTCCTGGTGACCGCCGCGGATGTCACCGACCGCCGGGCCGCCCGCATGATGCTGCCCCGGCTGCGGACACGGTTCCGAAAGGTCAGCTTGATGTGGGCCGACGGCGGCTACACCGGCCAACTGGTGGACTGGGCACGGGAGAAACTCCAGCTCACCCTGCAGATCGTCAAGCGCAGTGACGACATGACCGGGTTCGTGGTGCTGCCGAGACGGTGGGTGGTGGAGCGAAGCCTGGGGTGGTTGTTGCGCACGAGGCGTCTGGCCCGGGACTACGAGACGCTGCCCGCCAGCAGCGAGGCGTTCATCTACTTCTCGGCGAGCATGCTCATGGCCCGGCGTCTGGCCCGCACCGCCGCCACTGGCCAGACGGTCAGGACGCCGCGTCGGGAACAGACGCTCGCGGCATGAACCGGCCCGACGGCGTGAGGGTCAGCCAGTCCCGCTCGACCAGCCGCTTCGCCTTCGACCGCACCCCCTCGATCTTCGCCGGCACCAACTCCAGCCCGAGCCGGGCCGTCAACTCCTTCGCCATCAACCCCGCCCCGCCAACGTGGAGTTCGGCCTCCAGCAGTTCCACGATCCGCCGGTAGTCCGGCGCGAGCGCCTCCGCCGTCGCGCCTTCCCGCCGCCGCGGCACGATCGACCCAGCAACCGGCGCCCCGCCCTTCGCCGCCGGTGCCTTTGACGTCGTGTCCCGCGGATCCACAACGGGCTCCTCGATCACCATCCCGGGAGCGGCCAGAGCCTCGGCCAGCTCGCCCCGGGCGATCACCCGCCGTTCCAGCACTGCCTCGGCCTCGCCGAGCTCCGCCAGAACCCGGTCCGCTTCCGCCCGGAGCTCCTCCACCCGCACCCGGGCAGCGGTCTCACGTTCCTCCAACAAGCCCATCACCGAAGCCACCGGGCGCCTCCTTGCCGTCCCCCGACGAACAGAACGGCCCAAGCCTCCCGCGGGCACACCGAAACCATGCCTGAGCAGCGGGAACTCAAAGCTCACGCCCGGAAAGACAACGGCTTCTCAGATAATTCTCGGGAAGACCAGAGCCAGGCATTCGTCGGGTCAGCGCTCGTTCTCCAAAGCCGCGTTCAATCCGTAGGCGCCCGCTTGCGACAGCCTGTCGATGACGTCCAGGCATCGAATCCGTTGAGGCCGCGGGCTTTGGCGGTAGAGGCGGAGGACCGCCGAGACCAGGTAGTGGCCGTCCGCTGCTCGGTGGGTTCTCAGATCGCCGAGATCCCTGCCCGCGTGCTGGACGATGCGCTCGCAGGCGTCAATAGCCACGGCGGGAAGGGGGCCGGTGTGGTCGTAGAGAGCGAAGGCCAGATGTTCGAGGTGGTCGGGGAACGCGTCGCTGTCGAGGAAAGCCCTGACGAGTTCGTCGGCTTGCGCAGGAAGCAGGTCGAATGCCTGCCGCATGCCCTGAGAGGCGTTCTTTCGCACGTCGGGAACTACGTCGTTGAACAGCGGGACAAGGTGCGGGTAGTGGTCGATGTTGTCGGCGAAGACTGCTGCCGCCCCACGGCGGGCGAGGGCGTTGAGTTCGTGCGTGCTGTTGGGGAGGTCTGGGGTGAGGCATCCCTGGATGGTGGCAACAGCCCAGGACTGGCCGGCGAGTTCGGCCGTATCGCCCGGCCCTTGGAGGGCCCGGGCGAGGTGGGCAGCGAAACGTGAGGATTCACGGACCAGTGTGTTGATGAGCAGCCGTTGGGTGGTGGAGGCGTTGTAGACGTTGGCGTCCTGGTGGTTCAGGAGTTGCTCGGTGGTGTCCAGCGCAATCTGAGGGTCGTGCTTCATCAGGGCCAGCACAGCCTGGGCGGCACAGACTCGAACAGCGAGCACAGAGTCGT
The DNA window shown above is from Streptomyces sp. NBC_01451 and carries:
- a CDS encoding RNA polymerase sigma factor, producing MSELPAPAGHTGPRPQQVRSFVPSPAVHREDFDTFYVAEKKLLTKFLMYQGASEFEADDAAHQALLAVLPDLWTRLEYPGAYLRTAALRFYWRQNDRREQSTGEVPDMPGGICPVAKLALSEESRTVIDAIRQLPPAQRDVLAWSLDGFTAEEIAAALRRTPAAVRQNLHRARRQLKINLGLEEGETRE
- a CDS encoding DUF4394 domain-containing protein; its protein translation is MRKRIIAVAGLLVAASCAGPALAAGDTAAGVKQAGLSAIGLTSDQRLVVFDVRRPAGVWSLGRVWGLSGDTRLVGIDFRVQNGKLYGVGDRGGIYTFSTRNAQAMKVSQLTVALSGTAFGVDFNPAANRLRVVSGSGQNLRHNMDDPAAPLATTVDATLTNPTTPPSTAIGVTGAAYTNNDLSTATATTLFDLDTMADRVSVQSPANTGTLAPAGSLGTDADPDAGFDIYYDPATGTNQGYAVIKTTGTSRLYRVNLLNGKATDSGAFPKKFQVTDLALPINQR
- a CDS encoding alkene reductase; the encoded protein is MTTAFDPIGLSGRTLANRIAMAPMTRSRADAPAATATELMATYYAQRASAGLIITEGIQPSAGGQGYTNTPGLHSAAQVDAWRKVTDAVHAQGGTIFAQLMHTGRISHPSLLPDGLLPVAPSPVTAAGQVFTYQGPQDYVTPKELDPDGIARTIADYADAARHAIAAGFDGVEIHGANVYLIHQFLAPNTNLRTDRWGGAAAGRARFGIEVARAVAEAIGGHRTGFRISPGNPYNDIAETGPAGVLDTYTTLTAGLARLDLAYLHLVESPDRDLTARLRKDWPTAFILNPFTHPATTGPGALAHIADGTADIIAFGALFLANPDLPARLAAGGPYNTPDPATFYGGDHHGYTDYPPLPADSA
- a CDS encoding aldehyde dehydrogenase family protein; its protein translation is MSAVQGIESRTYRSETAAQVVGRLRATFNTGVTRPLDWRVDQLRRLRALLVENEQELIDALWADLRKNAAEAKTQEIDFTVADIDEALANLEGWLQPRPVEVPARFGPTTTAYTTYDPLGVVLVIVPWNFPLHLLIDPIIGALAAGNTVVAKPSEMSVHTSALASRLLRQYFDADVLTVVEGGAEETTALLAQRFDQIFYTGNGTVGRIVMAAAAKNLTPVTLELGGKSPVVVAPDADVEETAKRLVGAKFGNAGQQCIAPDYVLADPATAAALVPALRAAVDAQFGSTPQTAAGFGRIINERHFDRLTALLDSGRAAVGGRHDRDDLFIAPTVLTDVDPASPVMQEEIFGPILPVVEVEDLDAAIAFINERDKPLALYAFTTSEAVKSRLVNETSSGGIAWGQPVMQLLMPGLPFGGVGESGMGRYHGRYSLETFSHLKAVADVPLN
- a CDS encoding helix-turn-helix transcriptional regulator, encoding MDEHPEPVHELAAGTLDPRAELSEFLRTRRARLKPEDVGLPDYGRYRRVPGLRREELAQLAGVSVAYYTRLEQGNGQHVSPEVLDAIARALRLSDAEHTHLTHLAKPKQHKKPAGRAQQVRGPLQTLLDTMDGVPAILVGRRSDILAWNPMAAAVFGDFGELPPREQNWARLVFLKPEYRTLFTDWEHKASDVVSQLRMDAGSHPNDPRLSALVGELSVKSEEFRRLWATHDVKEKCHGIQRLHHPLVGALDLRLESFHQADAHEHMLVTYHAEPNTPSAEALRLLASWGTGATRAGTGTPSPHTA
- a CDS encoding IS5 family transposase, whose amino-acid sequence is MTDAEWTVVRDALPVPAWLEGRGGQPEGYCHRQMLDAVFYVTDNGIKWRSVPADFPAWDRVYAFFRRWRENGLVGELHDRLRGKVRTAEGRQVEPTAAIIDSQSVKGAASVPANSRGYDGGKKINGRRRHVITDSLGLLLMVLVTAADVTDRRAARMMLPRLRTRFRKVSLMWADGGYTGQLVDWAREKLQLTLQIVKRSDDMTGFVVLPRRWVVERSLGWLLRTRRLARDYETLPASSEAFIYFSASMLMARRLARTAATGQTVRTPRREQTLAA